The Vespula vulgaris chromosome 4, iyVesVulg1.1, whole genome shotgun sequence genome has a segment encoding these proteins:
- the LOC127063378 gene encoding serine-rich adhesin for platelets-like produces the protein MNRTSSCASSTKKVASSRTQKTITTTTTTTKTTRTTTTTTSSSSSLSSSRNARSEAFYASVKPLSARRALHNSAGPDPDANSAPNSYGTAERTSRGYQTSGRPKNHGVTTGTGVNKSDNGKNSTTSRSIVRESLVPYVPTISRKEILKKSCTKNDDISSGARFTDSLRRHCWIRSTIEIDDEGARPKTLPSMGRRLRAERDFKQVSRRDILRRRDSVDVVTLRATSHGGSTRFTGKNIYGKECLEVKGNTFGSNSSTSTSVSNDTRSRAARSAGSLQRPRWNKDEEEERDSKSPSGSDLLTISATLRDINRGLVPRPSTLPKIVHGSRSSRSGNEDWCYFRSDPVKKEPPVYGRIRRRKTSLPVATSFEDSSNSNTLSRYTKARKNSQGSRSNTLETYSLVGKINRRLRNHPLPDGFTYRAKSDSNLAEITMKNVDMKKNAIYAKVSRKTGISRDVEKIEPETNVHQTMSRRRIIQNAVQSESLDRRKISRAKDDRNFVRTNSEKIYVRSNLSSNDRSDEFSRYDDLTGQERQDICRTSRIDSINDYHQSDNSFWHKTHDGRYRSKSQTRLIEIRNSNRENLPSVASTTINRLSSTLPSYAKTSRKFSTSSVSVRAARTEPQNFDDRKRLSRETGTLSKLTKERSNCLKKSAGMVAAAAAVAVAATHARNRSETDTIARSKSSPVTTSSSIFGFCTGKRRVHASETNKEKTVNVEFSYPRWHLKTVLHIYQKKYKCIVFWSFSRLLCTLLKFFKRCFVKCSLQQAKR, from the coding sequence ATGAACAGAACGTCGAGTTGTGCTAGCAGCACGAAGAAAGTCGCTTCTTCCAGGACACAGAAAACtataacgacaacgacgacgacaacgaaaaCGACAaggacaacgacaacgacgacgtcctcctcctcctctttgtCGTCATCGCGAAATGCACGCTCGGAGGCTTTCTACGCGAGCGTGAAACCGTTATCCGCTCGACGTGCGTTGCATAATTCTGCCGGCCCAGACCCAGATGCGAATTCCGCTCCAAATTCTTACGGAACGGCGGAACGAACGAGCAGGGGATATCAGACTTCCGGTCGTCCTAAGAACCACGGAGTAACAACAGGGACAGGGGTTAATAAAAGCGATAACGGTAAAAACTCAACGACAAGTAGATCGATCGTACGGGAGTCCCTAGTTCCGTACGTGCCAACGATATCGAGAAAAGAGATCCTCAAGAAAAGCTGCACGAAAAACGATGATATATCCAGCGGTGCGAGATTCACTGACAGCCTTCGGCGACATTGTTGGATACGTTCGACGATCGAGATCGACGATGAAGGTGCTAGACCAAAGACTCTTCCTTCGATGGGAAGAAGACTACGAGCCGAGAGAGACTTCAAACAGGTCTCCAGACGAGATATCCTTCGAAGGAGAGACAGTGTCGACGTTGTTACGCTTCGAGCGACCTCCCACGGAGGTTCAACTCGGTTCACTGGAAAGAATATCTATGGGAAAGAGTGTCTCGAGGTAAAAGGTAACACGTTTGGATCCAACTCGAGTACGTCGACGAGCGTTTCGAATGACACCAGGTCAAGAGCAGCACGATCAGCCGGCTCTCTGCAACGTCCTAGGTGGaacaaagacgaagaagaagaacgtgaTTCTAAATCCCCGTCTGGTTCTGATCTCTTGACAATTAGCGCCACGCTTCGGGACATTAACCGCGGCCTTGTACCGAGACCGTCGACCTTGCCCAAGATCGTACACGGTTCGAGATCCTCCCGTAGTGGCAACGAAGATTGGTGCTATTTCAGATCAGATCCCGTGAAGAAAGAGCCACCGGTTTATGGTAggatacgaagaagaaaaacgtccTTACCTGTTGCAACTTCTTTTGAGGACTCCTCAAATTCTAATACTCTATCCAGGTACACGAAAGCTCGTAAAAATTCACAAGGTTCTCGATCAAACACTCTGGAAACGTACTCTCTCGTTGGAAAAATCAACAGACGTCTAAGAAATCATCCTCTTCCTGACGGTTTTACTTATCGCGCTAAATCGGACTCGAATCTCGCCGAAATTACTATGAAGAATGTggatatgaaaaagaatgcGATTTACGCGAAGGTATCTCGAAAAACCGGCATATCTCGCGACGTTGAAAAGATCGAACCGGAAACTAATGTTCATCAAACGATGTCCAGGAGAAGGATTATTCAAAACGCGGTACAGTCTGAATCTttggatagaagaaaaatatctcgcGCGAAGGACGATCGGAATTTTGTTCGAACGAATTCGGAAAAGATTTACGTTCGCTCGAATTTAagttcgaacgatcgttctGACGAATTTTCGAGATACGATGATTTAACCGGTCAAGAACGACAGGATATTTGTAGAACATCGAGAATCGATTCTATAAACGATTATCATCAATCGGACAATTCCTTTTGGCATAAAACGCACGATGGTAGATACAGATCGAAGTCTCAGACCAGGTTGATAGAAATTCGTAACTCCAATCGTGAAAATCTTCCTTCGGTCGCATCAACGACGATCAACAGATTGTCGAGTACACTTCCCAGTTACGCGAAAACATCGAGAAAGTTTTCCACTTCCAGCGTGTCCGTTCGCGCGGCTCGTACCGAGCCGCAAAATTTCGACGATCGGAAACGATTATCGAGAGAAACTGGAACGTTGTCGAAGTTAACGAAGGAGAGATCGAATTGCCTGAAGAAATCAGCCGGCAtggttgctgctgctgctgctgttgctgttgctgctactCACGCGAGGAATCGTAGCGAAACCGATACCATAGCCCGTTCTAAGTCGTCTCCTGTCACGACGAGTTCCTCGATTTTTGGATTCTGTacaggaaagagaagagttcACGCAAGCGAgacgaataaagagaaaactgTGAACGTTGAATTTTCCTATCCGCGGTGGCACTTAAAAACGGTGCTTcatatttatcaaaagaaatacaaatgtATTGTTTTTTGGAGTTTTTCGCGATTATTATGTACtctgttaaaattttttaaacgttgtTTCGTAAAATGTTCTCTACAACAAGCGAAACGTTaa